The genomic segment TAAACCGTTATCATTTATTTTTCTTTCTCCGCTTTTACGAAAAAGATAATTATTTTTATCCAAAAAATAGACAAACAGAAATGAGCCAATGCGCTTGTTGCCGTCAACAAAAGGATGGTCTTTTATAGTCAAATACAAAAGATGCGCTGATTTTTCATCTAAACTTCTATACAATTCTTTTTTACCAAAGGTCTGGTAAAGATTTTTAACAACACTTTCAAATGAGCTGTTTCTTTCCATGCCAAAAATATCGCCGGCTTCTTTTTTGGCAATCAAATTTTTTCTCAACTCAGAAATTATGTTTAAACAATTTTGATATTCCAAAACAAACTTTGCCTTTTGGCCTTTTCCCGTTTTTAATTTATTTTTGTCGTATTTCTCTAAAAGCGACAAAGTTTTGGAATAATCCGCCAATAAATTTAAAATTTCTTTTTCATTGCCTTTTAGTTGCTTTTTTTCTGCCTGCCTTTGTAGAAAAGAAATAGTTGTTTGCAATTCTTGAAATTTATTTTGGGCTTCCGTAAGCCGTTTCTCGTTTATCGCATATCCTTTCAGTAGATAATTTTTCAAAACTCTTGTCGCCCAAATTCTAAACTGAGTGGCTTTTTGCGAATTAACGCGGTAACCAACTGAAATAATCATATCAAGATTATATAAATTCATTTTACGAAATTTTCCATCAGCGGCAACCTGTTCCA from the Patescibacteria group bacterium genome contains:
- a CDS encoding type II toxin-antitoxin system death-on-curing family toxin, with product MLKKRKIEKLNKGEIIIYKTSKKEVELKVLLKEETVWLDARQTSQIFGVNRPAIVKHINNIYKTGELTKHSTCSVLEQVAADGKFRKMNLYNLDMIISVGYRVNSQKATQFRIWATRVLKNYLLKGYAINEKRLTEAQNKFQELQTTISFLQRQAEKKQLKGNEKEILNLLADYSKTLSLLEKYDKNKLKTGKGQKAKFVLEYQNCLNIISELRKNLIAKKEAGDIFGMERNSSFESVVKNLYQTFGKKELYRSLDEKSAHLLYLTIKDHPFVDGNKRIGSFLFVYFLDKNNYLFRKSGERKINDNGLAALALLIAESNPKEKDVLIKIIINLLND